A region from the Algoriphagus machipongonensis genome encodes:
- a CDS encoding cytidine deaminase, translating to MSKKYIISSEVEELDWEELLQEDQELMVQAQEISKNAYAPYSDFQVGAAVRLKSGLILQSSNQENVSFPVGVCAERLVLGYAGANYPLDPVMKIAIVAKRKGEDSWASVSPCGMCRQAINETELRFNKLMEILILKADHKILKVQGIQALLPFKFDDLNS from the coding sequence ATGAGTAAGAAATATATCATTTCTTCAGAAGTGGAGGAATTAGATTGGGAAGAGTTGCTACAAGAGGATCAAGAATTGATGGTTCAGGCACAAGAGATCAGCAAGAATGCTTATGCACCGTATTCTGACTTCCAAGTTGGCGCTGCTGTTCGGCTTAAGTCAGGGCTGATCCTTCAATCGAGCAATCAGGAGAATGTAAGTTTTCCGGTTGGGGTTTGTGCAGAACGATTGGTACTGGGGTATGCAGGGGCCAATTACCCTCTTGATCCAGTGATGAAAATTGCTATTGTTGCCAAAAGAAAGGGAGAAGATTCCTGGGCATCAGTTTCACCCTGCGGAATGTGTAGACAAGCAATAAATGAAACTGAGTTGAGGTTTAATAAGCTGATGGAAATTCTGATTTTAAAGGCTGATCATAAGATTTTGAAAGTGCAAGGGATCCAAGCATTGCTACCCTTTAAGTTTGATGATTTGAATAGTTAA
- a CDS encoding DUF2179 domain-containing protein, which produces MQEYMLSLGISENLFNYLIMPLMIFIARVGDVSINTLRIMFMMNGKRKVAPILGFFEALIWLLAIGQIFQNINNPMSYIAYAGGFGMGTYVGMYFEEKLALGRVLVRIITPKPNPELMEYMKEQDFRFTNVGAEGRFGKVQLTFTVMKRESLTKFIEKVKSLDEKAFYTIESVKRVSEDDLNVMDDKPRFNVRFFSKART; this is translated from the coding sequence ATGCAAGAATACATGCTGTCTCTAGGTATATCAGAGAATTTATTTAATTACCTGATCATGCCGTTAATGATTTTCATTGCCAGAGTTGGTGATGTTTCAATCAATACCCTGCGCATCATGTTTATGATGAATGGGAAAAGAAAAGTTGCTCCTATTCTCGGCTTTTTCGAAGCATTGATATGGCTGCTGGCCATCGGGCAGATCTTTCAGAATATCAATAACCCAATGTCTTACATTGCCTATGCCGGTGGTTTTGGGATGGGAACTTACGTAGGGATGTATTTTGAGGAAAAATTGGCATTAGGTAGGGTGTTAGTTAGAATTATTACTCCCAAACCAAATCCTGAACTCATGGAATACATGAAAGAACAGGATTTCAGATTTACCAATGTAGGTGCTGAAGGAAGGTTTGGCAAGGTTCAATTGACTTTCACAGTAATGAAAAGAGAATCTCTGACTAAGTTTATCGAAAAGGTAAAAAGTTTGGATGAGAAAGCATTTTATACGATTGAAAGCGTTAAGCGCGTATCCGAAGATGATCTAAATGTGATGGATGATAAACCACGCTTTAATGTGCGATTTTTCAGTAAAGCCAGAACTTGA
- a CDS encoding HdeD family acid-resistance protein, protein MSAKPFKTIQKALKHWYLLTVIGVLFILLGVYVFQTPMASYLVLATLFSLSFLASGLSELTFAFGNRKTLDHWGWFLASGLISTLIGALLLTNPALSMATLPLYVGFGVMFKSIAGISFALSLKDHGDEYQTLLYLAIGGMILSFILIWNPSIIGMTLVTLTALIFVLLGVVAILFSLKLKKLHDLPNKLKEKIKGDS, encoded by the coding sequence ATGTCTGCAAAACCATTCAAAACGATCCAAAAAGCCTTAAAACATTGGTATTTACTTACAGTAATAGGCGTCTTATTTATCCTATTGGGAGTGTATGTTTTTCAAACTCCCATGGCTTCCTATTTAGTTTTAGCTACATTATTCAGTCTTTCATTTTTAGCCTCAGGCTTGAGTGAACTCACCTTTGCCTTTGGCAATAGAAAAACCTTGGACCATTGGGGTTGGTTTCTTGCCTCAGGCTTGATAAGTACCTTGATTGGGGCCTTATTATTAACGAATCCTGCTCTTTCTATGGCCACCTTACCGCTATATGTTGGCTTTGGAGTAATGTTTAAATCCATTGCTGGAATCAGCTTTGCACTTAGTTTAAAAGATCACGGAGACGAATATCAGACCTTACTTTACCTGGCAATCGGAGGAATGATTTTGTCCTTTATTTTAATTTGGAATCCTTCCATTATTGGGATGACTTTAGTGACTTTGACTGCGTTGATTTTTGTTTTGTTAGGCGTAGTAGCAATTTTATTTTCCTTAAAGCTGAAGAAGCTTCATGACCTGCCAAATAAGTTGAAGGAAAAGATCAAGGGTGATTCTTGA
- a CDS encoding tRNA1(Val) (adenine(37)-N6)-methyltransferase encodes MGQTWFQFQQFKVHQDQCAMKISTDAVLMGGLVHGENPHRILDVGTGTGVIALMLAQRYRESFLTAVELDEKAAEQAKSNFKESPFSNRMKLWKGEFQSYQSDEKFDMIVSNPPYFPDHLKAKDSQRNQALHTDALSFKDLVSKASSLITEDGNFWVILPPRQMQDFIQITEEVGFHIIEKLTVQDKPGKKVLREIVCFSKILRDLLEKQVFIKNEDGSPHMSYQKAVAGFLLEFN; translated from the coding sequence ATGGGGCAAACTTGGTTTCAGTTTCAACAATTTAAAGTGCACCAAGATCAATGTGCGATGAAAATTAGTACCGATGCGGTATTAATGGGAGGATTGGTTCATGGAGAAAATCCGCACAGGATATTGGATGTTGGAACTGGCACAGGAGTGATTGCTTTAATGTTGGCTCAGCGATATAGGGAGTCTTTTTTGACTGCAGTGGAGTTGGACGAAAAAGCGGCTGAACAGGCAAAATCAAACTTTAAGGAAAGTCCCTTTTCTAATCGTATGAAACTTTGGAAAGGGGAGTTTCAAAGTTATCAAAGCGATGAAAAGTTTGATATGATTGTGAGCAATCCTCCCTATTTTCCAGACCATTTAAAAGCCAAAGATTCTCAACGAAATCAGGCGCTTCATACAGACGCTTTATCTTTTAAGGACCTTGTTTCAAAAGCCTCTTCATTAATCACTGAAGATGGAAATTTTTGGGTGATTTTGCCCCCTCGGCAGATGCAGGATTTTATTCAAATCACGGAAGAAGTAGGCTTTCATATCATTGAAAAATTAACGGTTCAGGATAAACCTGGTAAAAAGGTGTTACGTGAGATTGTCTGTTTTTCAAAGATATTAAGAGACCTTCTGGAAAAACAAGTCTTCATTAAAAATGAAGATGGCTCCCCTCATATGTCCTACCAAAAGGCGGTTGCAGGCTTTTTATTGGAATTCAATTAA
- a CDS encoding GNAT family N-acetyltransferase has translation MDIPKYTIRHQLKPGDLSQIAALHGKIYGEEHGFPIGFEVYVMQSVVEFFEQFDTEKDRVWIVESDERMVGFLLLMHRPNNQAQLRYFILDKTFRGIGLGKKLMGEWMDFFQERQYQSAYLFTTKGLDPAVSLYERHGFRKVSEKMTENFGFPMLEVYYRLDLS, from the coding sequence ATGGATATCCCCAAGTATACAATTCGTCACCAGTTAAAACCTGGAGATCTTAGTCAAATTGCAGCTTTGCATGGGAAGATTTATGGGGAAGAACATGGCTTTCCTATTGGTTTTGAAGTTTATGTGATGCAAAGTGTGGTCGAGTTTTTTGAACAGTTCGATACTGAAAAAGACCGTGTTTGGATCGTGGAATCTGATGAGAGGATGGTCGGGTTTTTATTGCTCATGCATAGACCGAATAATCAGGCACAACTGCGTTATTTTATTTTAGATAAAACTTTTAGAGGTATAGGACTTGGGAAGAAACTAATGGGCGAGTGGATGGATTTTTTTCAGGAAAGACAATACCAGTCTGCTTATCTTTTTACTACTAAAGGGCTTGATCCAGCGGTTAGTTTATATGAGAGACATGGCTTTAGGAAAGTTTCCGAGAAGATGACAGAGAATTTTGGATTCCCCATGCTGGAAGTTTACTATCGTTTGGATTTGTCGTAA
- a CDS encoding alpha/beta hydrolase, protein MKKRFQFKYEASYSISHEPNLKESEIWILFHGYGQLAEFFIRKFIPFDGDKRLFIAPEGTNYGYLKDFKGRVGANWMTSHERELAIENNHRFLDELIGSILEGYKSTPKINVLGFSQGGATATRWASRWTGKVDQLVLWAGGFAHDLLIEDSKKKFSETDFTLVLGDEDEFIKPESLEKQNILIKDLGKPIKKITFSGGHVIDSEVLKQVFL, encoded by the coding sequence TTGAAAAAACGATTCCAATTTAAGTACGAAGCATCCTATTCCATTTCACATGAACCTAATTTAAAGGAATCTGAAATCTGGATTCTTTTCCATGGGTATGGACAATTAGCTGAATTTTTTATTCGAAAATTCATTCCTTTTGATGGAGATAAAAGACTATTCATTGCTCCCGAAGGGACCAATTATGGATACTTGAAAGATTTTAAAGGGAGGGTTGGAGCAAATTGGATGACGAGCCATGAACGTGAGTTGGCTATAGAGAACAATCACAGGTTTTTAGATGAATTAATAGGTTCTATTTTGGAGGGGTATAAATCAACCCCCAAAATCAACGTATTAGGATTTTCTCAAGGTGGAGCCACTGCAACTCGCTGGGCGAGTAGGTGGACTGGAAAAGTTGATCAGTTGGTTTTGTGGGCAGGAGGATTTGCTCATGATTTGCTTATTGAGGATAGTAAAAAGAAGTTTTCGGAAACTGATTTTACGCTCGTCTTGGGAGACGAAGATGAGTTTATTAAACCCGAAAGTCTTGAAAAGCAGAATATTTTGATAAAAGATTTAGGGAAACCAATTAAAAAAATAACTTTTTCTGGCGGTCATGTGATTGATTCTGAGGTTCTAAAGCAAGTTTTTTTATAA
- a CDS encoding M1 family metallopeptidase → MRKLLLYLPLFFFFTASAFGQNWDWGGPMDPLQEKFKVLHYQLELEILPESKSIQGKNTVTFEAAEKLATLRLNLIDEYQVSKVTMNGEEVEFSHENDILDITPIDCTCNEVTVYYGGVTPIAINPPWTGGFTWEVDQLGYHWMGLSSQGEGAKVFMPALDHPSSEPSNGVDLYFTVEKPYFVASNGNLLETKERGDKTTYHWSTNYSINNYGINFTLGVFTEASTTYTSVSGKKIPMHVYVLKEDSAQAETLLEVLEVSTATQEKFFGAFPFPEDKIAVVETPYLGMEHQTINAYGNNFRFIPMGDVLYDNLLHHELGHEWFGNKMSVGDWADMWIHEGFTAYGDWLFYEEHGGHEAYLKHAASVIQTLPHARPVLSPVNSTEEEAYHGEIYSKGASIVHGLRGILGDEVFFPMLKAFISDDQFTYQNQVKSSDFIEFVHTYTGNDLSEYLNFYLKTTNLPELKIKKKGSDGYEVSLRGIKFSMPVEVQTSEGIKKIELGPKPVLISSNTEIQVDPNKWFMIRK, encoded by the coding sequence ATGCGAAAGTTATTACTGTATTTACCCCTTTTTTTCTTTTTCACAGCATCGGCATTTGGTCAAAATTGGGACTGGGGAGGTCCTATGGATCCACTTCAGGAAAAATTCAAAGTCTTGCATTACCAACTAGAACTAGAAATTCTTCCAGAAAGTAAATCTATTCAGGGCAAAAACACCGTGACATTTGAGGCAGCGGAAAAACTAGCAACGCTTCGACTCAATTTAATTGATGAATACCAGGTATCTAAGGTAACCATGAATGGAGAGGAGGTCGAGTTTTCGCATGAAAATGATATTTTGGATATCACTCCGATCGATTGTACCTGCAATGAAGTAACGGTGTATTATGGAGGTGTAACTCCTATTGCTATCAACCCGCCCTGGACAGGAGGTTTTACTTGGGAGGTAGATCAACTGGGGTATCATTGGATGGGATTATCCTCACAAGGAGAGGGGGCAAAGGTGTTTATGCCTGCTTTGGACCATCCTTCTAGTGAGCCAAGTAATGGGGTAGATCTATATTTTACTGTAGAGAAGCCTTATTTTGTCGCCTCGAATGGCAACTTATTGGAGACCAAAGAAAGGGGAGATAAAACTACCTATCATTGGTCCACCAATTACTCGATTAATAACTATGGGATCAATTTTACTTTGGGAGTTTTTACGGAAGCTAGCACCACTTATACTTCCGTATCTGGCAAAAAAATCCCGATGCATGTCTATGTCCTGAAAGAGGATAGTGCACAAGCTGAAACTTTGCTAGAAGTATTGGAAGTTAGCACTGCTACCCAAGAGAAATTTTTTGGAGCCTTCCCATTTCCTGAAGATAAAATAGCGGTTGTGGAAACGCCCTATTTGGGGATGGAGCATCAAACCATCAATGCCTATGGAAATAACTTCCGGTTTATTCCAATGGGTGATGTCCTGTATGATAATTTATTACATCATGAGTTAGGGCATGAATGGTTTGGGAACAAAATGTCTGTTGGAGATTGGGCAGATATGTGGATTCACGAAGGATTTACAGCTTATGGGGATTGGCTTTTTTATGAGGAACATGGTGGGCATGAAGCCTATTTAAAGCATGCAGCTTCAGTCATCCAAACCCTACCTCATGCCAGGCCAGTATTAAGTCCGGTAAATAGCACGGAAGAGGAAGCTTATCATGGAGAAATATACTCCAAAGGTGCTTCAATCGTCCATGGATTAAGAGGAATACTAGGAGATGAAGTGTTTTTCCCCATGCTCAAGGCATTTATTTCTGATGATCAATTTACTTATCAAAATCAGGTAAAAAGCAGTGACTTTATTGAATTTGTACATACCTACACAGGGAATGATTTGAGTGAATACCTGAATTTCTATTTGAAGACCACCAATTTGCCTGAGCTCAAAATCAAGAAAAAGGGGAGTGATGGTTACGAGGTGTCCTTAAGAGGAATCAAGTTTTCTATGCCAGTGGAAGTTCAAACATCTGAGGGAATAAAAAAGATTGAATTGGGTCCCAAACCAGTATTAATTTCAAGTAATACGGAGATTCAGGTGGATCCAAATAAATGGTTCATGATTCGTAAATAA
- a CDS encoding saccharopine dehydrogenase C-terminal domain-containing protein → MQTILILGGGKSSSYLIEYLAASCADKTRNLILADLDLNQAKAKLKGLPGTSARSLDIQNEQERKTLIQEADLVVSMLPAFMHPIVAKDCLELGKHFFSASYESAEMKKMKAEIESKGLFFLNECGLDPGIDHMSAMKIIDEARSKGEEILSFKSYCGGLLAPMSEDNPWKYKFTWNPRNVVLAGQGTAVYQEKGDLKIVPYHQVFKRIEPVSFDGIGDFEGYPNRDSLSYKKVYGLDSISTLLRGTLRRAGFSKAWDVFVQLGMTDDTINMELPENSSLRQFLNSFLPYHESLSIEEKLADFIPDLDFPTFEKIQWLGFFGTRKLPKSSGTAASILQSILEEDWALDSNDKDMIVMKHFFEIKGVNHTKSISSSLVCFGEDSLHTAMAKTVGLPLAIAVDLFLKKEIELKGLHIPVIPEIYVPILTKLEEQGIHFKETEKLSAN, encoded by the coding sequence ATGCAGACAATTTTGATCCTAGGGGGCGGAAAATCTTCTAGTTATTTGATAGAGTACCTAGCAGCTTCCTGTGCAGATAAAACAAGAAACTTAATCCTTGCTGATCTAGATTTAAACCAAGCCAAAGCAAAGCTTAAGGGCCTTCCCGGCACCAGTGCAAGGTCGCTTGATATCCAGAACGAACAAGAAAGAAAAACCCTGATTCAGGAAGCAGATTTAGTTGTATCCATGTTGCCTGCATTTATGCATCCTATCGTAGCTAAGGATTGTCTAGAACTTGGGAAACACTTTTTTTCGGCTTCCTATGAGTCTGCTGAAATGAAGAAAATGAAAGCTGAGATAGAATCTAAAGGTCTTTTCTTTTTAAATGAGTGTGGGCTTGATCCTGGGATAGACCATATGTCCGCCATGAAAATTATAGATGAAGCACGCTCGAAAGGAGAAGAAATTCTTTCTTTTAAATCTTACTGCGGTGGTTTACTAGCTCCCATGAGTGAAGACAACCCTTGGAAATATAAATTTACTTGGAACCCCAGAAATGTGGTTTTGGCTGGACAGGGCACTGCTGTGTATCAGGAAAAAGGAGACTTAAAAATCGTCCCATATCACCAAGTTTTCAAACGGATTGAACCCGTTTCTTTTGATGGTATTGGGGATTTTGAAGGATACCCCAACAGGGATTCTTTAAGCTATAAAAAGGTATATGGGCTTGATTCTATTTCTACTCTTTTAAGGGGGACACTTCGTCGTGCCGGCTTCTCAAAAGCATGGGATGTTTTTGTTCAGCTCGGAATGACAGATGACACAATTAACATGGAGTTACCCGAAAACTCAAGCCTCAGACAATTCCTAAATTCATTTCTTCCCTACCATGAAAGCCTATCTATTGAAGAGAAATTGGCAGATTTTATTCCCGATTTAGACTTTCCCACCTTTGAAAAAATTCAGTGGTTGGGATTTTTTGGAACCCGTAAACTCCCTAAATCAAGCGGGACAGCAGCATCTATTCTTCAAAGCATTTTAGAAGAAGATTGGGCATTGGATTCAAACGACAAGGATATGATTGTAATGAAACACTTTTTTGAAATCAAAGGAGTCAATCATACCAAAAGTATTTCCTCTAGCTTGGTGTGTTTTGGAGAAGACTCTTTGCATACTGCCATGGCAAAAACAGTAGGACTACCGTTAGCTATAGCGGTTGATTTATTTTTGAAAAAAGAAATAGAATTAAAAGGTTTGCATATTCCGGTGATCCCTGAAATTTATGTTCCAATTTTGACAAAATTAGAAGAACAGGGAATCCACTTTAAAGAAACGGAAAAGCTCTCAGCAAATTAA
- a CDS encoding UPF0158 family protein, with the protein MFSLTEKEVGLISAQLLKGNVCFFQIDKKKIHHMPDDEDYFNYDLTEEEEDILDEIEENPDNFAEFTKMEPAQEHQMMQDFVDRKIKEKNLAEDLVNALSKPKASTGFKYLIEESKYSSEWKEYRLSKYHDWVKEQVDSFNYSED; encoded by the coding sequence ATGTTTTCGCTTACTGAAAAAGAGGTAGGATTAATTTCTGCCCAACTGCTTAAAGGCAATGTTTGCTTCTTTCAAATTGACAAAAAGAAGATCCATCATATGCCCGATGATGAAGACTATTTTAACTATGACCTCACTGAAGAAGAAGAGGATATCCTAGATGAGATAGAGGAAAATCCTGATAATTTTGCCGAGTTTACTAAAATGGAGCCTGCTCAAGAGCATCAAATGATGCAGGATTTTGTAGACCGTAAAATTAAAGAGAAAAATCTTGCTGAGGATTTGGTGAATGCCTTGAGTAAACCAAAAGCATCCACAGGGTTTAAATACTTGATAGAAGAATCAAAATATAGTTCCGAGTGGAAAGAATATAGACTTTCCAAATACCATGATTGGGTTAAGGAGCAGGTAGATAGTTTCAACTATTCTGAAGATTAA
- a CDS encoding DUF4249 domain-containing protein yields the protein MIKKYFYIIFLFSLTACIDPYSVEVEEGAQLLTVDGMITNGPGPHAIRLTRSDTYGSVFEGLVRPVASATVIVRDDQGVVTFFSEDPEDRGVYYSSEDFSAKIGRSYSLQIQLQDGKVYSSLPERVESAPELKNLITKVLKIAVEGEENVRSGVQLIAEVDDPSDQNNFYFWKNSESTYVLKTRPDLYTPRPSDTNTSREPQPKDCCIVCFRTELLGVGGIYIENDDNFNGLNTQVPVAFIEDDGLRFVDTYRTDVKQLSISQDAYRYLRLVKQQVEVSGSVFDPPPANIRGNMLSLDDPEEVVLGFFIAAGETSKRIYIDGEELDFRQPVTIIPDDCREVEGANIDPPADWNP from the coding sequence ATGATAAAAAAATATTTTTACATCATTTTTCTTTTTTCATTAACTGCCTGTATCGATCCTTATTCTGTAGAGGTTGAGGAAGGAGCGCAACTATTGACAGTTGATGGAATGATTACAAATGGTCCGGGCCCTCATGCCATCCGATTGACTCGGAGTGATACCTATGGAAGTGTTTTCGAAGGTTTGGTAAGACCGGTAGCCAGTGCCACTGTGATTGTTAGAGATGATCAAGGTGTAGTCACCTTCTTTTCCGAAGATCCTGAAGATCGAGGTGTTTATTATTCTTCCGAGGATTTTTCGGCCAAAATAGGTAGGAGTTATTCTTTACAAATACAGCTTCAAGATGGGAAAGTATATTCTTCCTTACCTGAGCGTGTTGAATCTGCGCCAGAATTAAAGAACCTTATAACCAAGGTTTTGAAAATCGCTGTTGAAGGGGAAGAGAATGTCAGGTCAGGAGTTCAATTGATTGCAGAAGTTGATGATCCTTCAGACCAGAATAATTTCTATTTCTGGAAAAATTCTGAATCTACTTATGTATTAAAAACTCGCCCAGACTTATATACCCCTCGACCTTCTGATACCAATACCAGTAGAGAACCACAGCCAAAGGATTGCTGTATCGTTTGCTTCAGGACAGAATTATTGGGAGTAGGAGGGATTTATATTGAAAATGATGACAATTTCAATGGCCTAAATACCCAAGTGCCTGTTGCCTTTATTGAAGATGATGGTTTGAGATTTGTTGATACTTATAGGACAGATGTAAAGCAGCTAAGTATAAGTCAGGATGCCTATCGCTATTTGCGATTGGTAAAACAGCAAGTTGAGGTATCAGGCTCTGTTTTTGACCCGCCGCCAGCAAACATCAGAGGAAATATGTTGAGTCTTGATGATCCAGAAGAAGTTGTACTGGGGTTTTTTATTGCTGCAGGAGAAACAAGCAAGAGGATCTACATCGATGGGGAGGAGCTAGATTTCCGACAACCCGTTACCATAATTCCAGATGACTGCAGGGAAGTAGAAGGGGCCAATATTGATCCGCCAGCCGATTGGAATCCTTAA
- a CDS encoding CynX/NimT family MFS transporter, with protein sequence MTKSPSPQALLVTGIILISLNLRTSIASVGPLIPFIREDLGLSNGLAGFLTTLPLLTFATFSLFAPSIGNKLGMGRAVFLGIAILTVGVILRVLGGIELLLFGTALTGIGIVIANVLLIPLIKVRLPQKLGLMTALLATMMSLFAAVAAGVSVPLAVDLNWGWRGSLASWAVFMMVALLFWIPQLSRPKAEMHTNSSPAKNVWKSKLAWQVTIFMGCQSVMYFTLTAWLPDMLVSRGWSPVEAGAMSSVMQLISLIGSYFAPTILIRLKQQSGVILAVGLGYIVGFAGLFFDSEWIVYFSLTIIGLGMGASLSIAYTLISLRTAEDKTTAKLSGMVQSSGYYLAALGPFLFGFSLDIFGDWDILIWFLIFFSLLFIGFGMAAGRDRKI encoded by the coding sequence GGGTATCATATTGATATCCTTAAATCTCAGGACATCCATTGCTTCTGTGGGACCATTGATTCCTTTTATTCGTGAGGATTTGGGGCTTAGCAATGGTTTGGCTGGGTTTTTAACCACTCTGCCCTTACTGACTTTTGCGACTTTTTCACTTTTTGCTCCAAGCATAGGGAATAAACTGGGTATGGGGCGAGCAGTTTTTTTAGGAATAGCAATCCTCACTGTTGGAGTCATTTTGAGAGTGCTTGGAGGGATTGAGTTGCTGCTTTTTGGAACAGCTCTGACAGGAATCGGTATAGTGATAGCCAACGTGCTTTTGATACCATTAATTAAGGTCCGGTTGCCTCAGAAATTAGGTTTGATGACAGCCCTGTTGGCGACCATGATGTCGCTTTTTGCTGCGGTAGCGGCTGGAGTCTCGGTTCCTTTGGCAGTCGATTTAAATTGGGGCTGGCGTGGATCTTTAGCCTCTTGGGCAGTATTTATGATGGTGGCTTTGTTGTTTTGGATTCCCCAATTAAGCAGGCCAAAAGCAGAAATGCATACCAATTCAAGTCCAGCAAAAAATGTATGGAAATCAAAACTCGCTTGGCAGGTTACCATTTTCATGGGTTGCCAATCGGTAATGTACTTTACTTTGACGGCTTGGCTTCCGGATATGTTAGTCTCAAGAGGTTGGTCTCCAGTTGAAGCCGGGGCAATGTCATCCGTCATGCAGCTTATTTCTTTGATAGGGTCTTATTTTGCACCTACCATTCTGATTCGTTTAAAGCAGCAGTCTGGAGTGATTTTGGCGGTAGGGTTAGGCTATATTGTGGGCTTTGCGGGTTTATTCTTTGATTCTGAGTGGATCGTTTATTTCTCTTTAACCATCATTGGTTTAGGAATGGGGGCAAGTTTGAGTATTGCGTATACCCTGATTTCCTTAAGGACTGCAGAAGACAAAACCACAGCAAAACTATCAGGTATGGTCCAATCTTCGGGTTATTATTTGGCCGCTTTAGGGCCATTTTTATTTGGGTTTTCCTTAGACATATTTGGGGACTGGGATATTCTGATATGGTTTCTTATTTTCTTTTCCCTGTTATTTATTGGCTTTGGAATGGCTGCAGGAAGAGACCGGAAAATCTAG